From a region of the Neisseria subflava genome:
- the tsaA gene encoding tRNA (N6-threonylcarbamoyladenosine(37)-N6)-methyltransferase TrmO encodes MSYSITPIATVHSPYKQKFGIARQPGLVPAAEIYIELAPEFTADSVRGLEDFDYVWISFIFHGVLDEGWAQMVRPPRLGGKQKMGVFATRSPHRPNHLGLSLLKLERIETGKPVRIYCSGADLLDGTPVVDIKPYIPFVESKPDASSGFVSGKPEELSVVWAENTLAEHLSTEEKQLIEQSIAQDPRPAYQDIPERIYVMNIADYEVQFRIENKCATVIKLSTI; translated from the coding sequence ATGTCCTATTCGATTACGCCTATTGCAACCGTTCATTCCCCCTACAAACAAAAATTCGGCATTGCCCGCCAACCCGGTTTGGTTCCTGCAGCAGAAATTTACATTGAACTCGCTCCTGAATTTACCGCAGACAGCGTTCGGGGCTTGGAAGATTTCGACTATGTGTGGATAAGTTTTATTTTCCACGGCGTATTGGATGAAGGTTGGGCACAAATGGTGCGTCCGCCACGGCTTGGAGGCAAACAAAAAATGGGCGTATTTGCCACGCGCAGCCCGCACCGCCCCAATCATCTCGGTTTATCCCTGCTGAAACTCGAACGTATCGAAACAGGCAAACCTGTCCGCATCTATTGCAGCGGCGCAGACCTATTGGACGGTACTCCGGTAGTGGATATCAAACCCTACATCCCGTTTGTCGAATCCAAACCTGACGCATCATCAGGTTTTGTCAGCGGCAAACCTGAAGAATTGAGCGTAGTCTGGGCAGAAAATACGCTTGCGGAACATTTATCCACAGAAGAAAAACAGCTCATTGAGCAAAGCATCGCCCAAGATCCTCGCCCTGCCTATCAAGATATTCCCGAACGGATTTATGTGATGAATATTGCGGATTATGAAGTGCAGTTTAGGATAGAAAACAAATGTGCCACAGTAATTAAACTATCCACAATCTGA
- the gap gene encoding type I glyceraldehyde-3-phosphate dehydrogenase, whose translation MSIKVAINGFGRIGRLALRQIEKAQGIEVVAVNDLTPADMLLHLFKYDSTQGRFEGSAELKDDAIVVNGKEIKVFANPNPEELPWGELGVDVVLECTGFFTSKTKAEAHIRAGARKVVISAPGGNDVKTVVYGVNQDILDGSETVISAASCTTNCLAPMAAVLQKEFGIVEGLMTTIHAYTGDQNTLDAPHRKGDFRRARAAALNIVPNSTGAAKAIGLVIPELNGKLDGSAQRVPVATGSLTELVSILERPVTKEEINAAMKAAANDALGYTEDQIVSSDVIGIEYGSLFDATQTRVMTVGDKQLVKTVAWYDNEMSYTCQLVRTLEFFASKI comes from the coding sequence ATGAGTATTAAAGTAGCGATTAATGGTTTTGGCCGTATCGGTCGTCTGGCATTGCGTCAAATTGAAAAAGCCCAAGGTATCGAAGTCGTTGCTGTTAACGACTTGACTCCTGCCGATATGCTGCTGCACCTCTTTAAATACGACAGTACTCAAGGCCGTTTTGAAGGTTCTGCCGAATTGAAAGATGATGCGATTGTTGTTAACGGCAAAGAAATCAAAGTATTTGCCAATCCTAATCCTGAAGAATTGCCTTGGGGCGAGCTGGGTGTGGATGTTGTCCTCGAATGTACCGGTTTCTTTACCAGTAAAACCAAAGCTGAGGCTCATATCCGTGCCGGTGCGCGTAAAGTTGTGATTTCTGCCCCTGGCGGCAATGATGTGAAAACTGTTGTATACGGCGTAAACCAAGATATTTTGGACGGCAGCGAAACTGTTATTTCAGCCGCTTCTTGTACGACTAACTGTCTGGCCCCTATGGCTGCGGTATTGCAAAAAGAATTCGGTATTGTTGAAGGTCTGATGACCACCATCCACGCTTATACCGGCGACCAAAACACCCTTGACGCGCCACACCGTAAAGGAGACTTCCGCCGCGCCCGTGCCGCTGCCTTGAATATCGTACCGAACAGCACCGGTGCCGCTAAAGCCATCGGCTTGGTTATCCCTGAGTTGAACGGTAAACTTGATGGTTCTGCCCAACGCGTTCCTGTAGCTACCGGCTCTTTGACCGAACTGGTTTCTATTCTCGAACGCCCTGTTACCAAAGAAGAAATCAATGCAGCCATGAAAGCTGCCGCCAACGATGCTTTAGGCTACACTGAAGATCAAATCGTTTCTTCCGACGTTATTGGTATTGAATACGGCTCACTCTTCGATGCGACTCAAACCCGCGTGATGACTGTTGGTGACAAACAATTGGTGAAAACCGTTGCTTGGTACGACAATGAAATGTCTTACACTTGCCAATTGGTTCGTACCTTGGAATTCTTTGCCAGCAAAATCTAA
- a CDS encoding nicotinamidase, with product MIVSIDVDAQKTFTPLCPKELPVGEGHLIADELNAQAALADLRVMTKDAHHAAAKWLVDNPVDMLKPTGLPDADLTWVSHAMVGTYGYELLDGLPSAKEYDYCVWKGVDPELHPYGACFHDIEEKLSTGLIEWLRCQNADMVIVGGLATDYCVKTTVLQLLKGGAWKVIVNQAACRGIAPETVESAWQEMHSAGAIILENAEEIKKYINNQ from the coding sequence ATGATTGTTTCTATCGATGTAGATGCACAAAAAACGTTTACGCCTTTGTGCCCGAAAGAATTGCCTGTTGGCGAAGGTCATCTGATTGCGGATGAACTCAATGCCCAAGCTGCATTGGCGGATTTGCGCGTGATGACTAAAGATGCGCATCATGCCGCGGCAAAATGGCTTGTGGATAATCCTGTTGATATGTTGAAACCGACGGGTTTGCCCGATGCAGATTTGACTTGGGTGTCTCATGCGATGGTTGGAACATATGGCTATGAGTTGTTAGATGGTCTGCCTTCAGCCAAAGAATACGATTATTGCGTTTGGAAAGGCGTCGATCCTGAGTTACACCCCTACGGAGCATGTTTTCACGATATTGAAGAAAAGCTCAGTACAGGTTTGATCGAATGGTTGCGCTGTCAAAATGCAGATATGGTCATTGTCGGCGGTTTGGCAACGGATTATTGTGTGAAGACAACAGTTTTACAGTTGCTTAAAGGCGGGGCTTGGAAAGTCATCGTCAATCAGGCGGCTTGCCGCGGCATTGCTCCTGAAACGGTTGAATCAGCATGGCAGGAAATGCATTCTGCCGGGGCTATTATTTTAGAAAACGCCGAAGAAATAAAAAAATACATTAATAATCAGTAA